A portion of the Candidatus Paceibacterota bacterium genome contains these proteins:
- a CDS encoding phosphate ABC transporter ATP-binding protein yields the protein MNDASNDETENVMSTQPLVSSLGDVAKNRFDSRTAPAQVQGIGLEARGIHAWFGDRLVLEDLSLDFWSGTVTALIGPSGCGKSTFIRTLNRMHEFIPGAAMAGQVLLNGEDVYASGVDVTKIRLKIGMVFQKPNPFPSMTISENVLAGLKLAQLKVENKDDLLEECLERAGLWTEVKDRLGAYGGSLSGGQQQRLCIARSLAVRPEVLLMDEPCSSLDPGSTLKIEETISHLSSTMTIIIVTHNMQQAARVSDYTAFFLSEGGPGKLVEVGPTGEIFSRPKDKRTENYVTGRFG from the coding sequence ATGAATGACGCCAGCAACGATGAGACGGAGAATGTGATGTCCACTCAACCTTTGGTCTCGTCTCTGGGGGACGTCGCCAAGAATCGCTTTGATTCCCGGACTGCACCTGCTCAGGTCCAGGGGATTGGGCTGGAAGCTCGTGGAATTCATGCCTGGTTTGGCGATCGATTGGTTCTGGAAGATCTCTCATTGGATTTTTGGTCAGGGACTGTCACCGCACTCATTGGCCCATCGGGGTGTGGAAAATCAACCTTTATTCGCACACTTAACCGGATGCATGAATTCATTCCGGGGGCTGCTATGGCTGGACAGGTTCTTCTCAATGGAGAGGATGTGTACGCATCGGGTGTTGATGTCACCAAGATCCGCCTGAAAATCGGCATGGTTTTCCAGAAGCCAAATCCTTTTCCCTCAATGACGATTTCCGAGAACGTACTTGCTGGTTTGAAGTTGGCTCAGCTCAAGGTTGAAAATAAAGATGACCTACTTGAGGAATGTCTTGAGCGGGCGGGGTTATGGACAGAAGTGAAGGACCGACTAGGTGCCTACGGTGGTTCTCTCTCTGGCGGACAACAGCAGCGACTTTGCATCGCGCGTTCATTGGCCGTACGTCCTGAAGTTCTGCTGATGGATGAGCCTTGCTCATCTCTTGATCCAGGTTCAACCTTGAAAATCGAAGAGACTATTTCTCATCTTTCCTCGACCATGACGATCATTATCGTGACTCACAACATGCAACAAGCTGCCCGTGTCTCTGACTACACCGCATTCTTCCTATCTGAGGGCGGACCGGGAAAGCTCGTCGAAGTTGGGCCTACGGGTGAGATTTTCTCACGTCCAAAGGATAAGCGGACTGAGAATTATGTGACAGGACGGTTTGGTTAA
- a CDS encoding substrate-binding domain-containing protein — protein sequence MKITKTPKIAAIVAAVALFAAQPAVAAVNLTGAGSTFAIPLLDSCKAGFTAATGNTITYSGGGSGAGRSASDKGIGDVNFSDTPHTGATRLATVIHVPILAAPIAVMYNFRTARALNLSPETVAGIFSGKITKWNDPKIVADNNRAFDTVVYKKNSKGEVLKDKTGSPIVLKTVTIRTHLTLPNKQIQVIYRSDSSGTSGNFTAFLHGMAPSLWPNQSNGDFKASFPGNINGLGNLGRIVAAAGSPGVATLAGKTRYSITYAEKNFAKAAGLNLANIQNAAGNYQAPDAGGTSDFLGAATVDSNGFLTFDYNTKEAGAYPLGIVSYALVDTKGKNAAAVADFLSYLLDPKCPGTDPLLGYTTITGALHALDVKQIAKLG from the coding sequence ATGAAAATTACGAAGACTCCGAAGATTGCCGCGATAGTCGCAGCAGTCGCTCTCTTCGCCGCACAGCCTGCAGTAGCTGCAGTTAACCTAACTGGCGCTGGATCAACTTTTGCGATCCCGCTACTTGATTCTTGCAAGGCTGGCTTCACAGCAGCAACTGGCAACACAATTACCTACTCAGGTGGCGGATCAGGAGCTGGACGATCTGCATCTGACAAGGGCATTGGTGATGTGAATTTCTCCGACACACCACACACTGGCGCAACGCGTCTAGCAACCGTAATCCATGTGCCAATCTTGGCCGCTCCTATTGCAGTGATGTACAACTTCAGAACTGCTCGGGCGCTTAATCTTTCACCGGAGACGGTCGCTGGTATCTTCAGCGGAAAGATTACAAAGTGGAATGACCCAAAGATTGTTGCTGACAACAACAGAGCATTTGACACCGTTGTATATAAGAAGAATTCAAAGGGAGAAGTTCTAAAGGATAAGACTGGTTCCCCAATCGTCCTCAAGACGGTGACCATCAGGACCCACCTCACACTTCCAAACAAGCAAATCCAGGTGATTTACCGGTCAGATTCCTCTGGAACCTCTGGCAACTTCACTGCATTTCTACATGGCATGGCTCCATCCCTCTGGCCGAACCAAAGCAATGGTGATTTCAAGGCAAGTTTTCCTGGAAACATAAACGGATTAGGAAATCTCGGCCGAATTGTGGCTGCAGCAGGTTCACCTGGTGTTGCGACATTAGCTGGAAAGACACGGTACTCAATCACGTATGCAGAGAAGAACTTTGCGAAAGCAGCCGGGCTCAACTTGGCCAATATCCAAAACGCAGCGGGTAATTATCAAGCACCCGATGCTGGCGGAACCTCAGATTTCCTTGGTGCGGCAACAGTTGATTCCAACGGATTCTTGACTTTCGACTACAACACGAAAGAAGCTGGTGCTTACCCACTAGGTATCGTTTCATACGCGTTGGTCGATACTAAGGGCAAGAACGCTGCTGCTGTTGCAGACTTTCTTTCCTACCTCTTGGATCCAAAATGTCCAGGAACTGATCCATTACTTGGATACACAACGATTACTGGTGCCTTGCACGCTTTGGACGTAAAGCAGATCGCAAAGCTTGGCTAG
- a CDS encoding substrate-binding domain-containing protein, producing the protein MKKNVKLGILALVLVVLFAIFFAMRPSTDKGASAVNLTGAGSTFAIPLLDECKAGYTATSGNTFTYSGGGSGAGRSASDMGIGDFNFSDTPHTANTRLATVIHVPVIAAPIAVMYKMDLAKPLNLSPSTVAGIFAGTISKWNDPAVIADNPGVQLPSEKIQVIYRSDSSGTSGNFTAFLYGMAPAIWSNPGSNDFKASFPGNIDSSANLGRIVSAAGSSGVSSLAGSTPYSITYAEKNYADAAGLSEANIGNRAGNFVAPDAAGTSAFLGAAAVDPNGFLTFDYETMEPGAYPLGIVSYALVDTKGKHASDVKGLLTYLLSPACSNANPALGYSAITGALHDLDVSQIAKIG; encoded by the coding sequence ATGAAAAAGAATGTGAAACTCGGAATCCTTGCACTTGTCTTGGTAGTTTTATTCGCCATCTTCTTCGCAATGCGCCCTTCTACCGATAAAGGAGCATCCGCAGTCAATCTGACTGGTGCAGGATCGACTTTTGCTATCCCCCTGTTGGATGAGTGCAAGGCTGGATACACAGCGACCTCAGGAAATACCTTCACATATTCGGGTGGAGGCTCAGGAGCTGGTCGTAGTGCCTCTGATATGGGCATTGGGGATTTTAATTTTTCAGATACTCCTCACACCGCTAATACCCGGCTTGCGACCGTAATCCATGTACCCGTTATCGCAGCCCCCATCGCCGTCATGTACAAAATGGATTTAGCCAAGCCTTTAAATCTTTCACCTTCCACCGTTGCCGGAATATTTGCGGGGACGATTTCTAAATGGAACGACCCCGCCGTGATTGCAGACAATCCTGGCGTCCAACTGCCATCAGAGAAGATCCAGGTAATTTACCGTTCCGATTCATCGGGAACCTCAGGCAACTTCACTGCATTCTTATATGGAATGGCTCCTGCGATCTGGTCAAACCCTGGCAGTAACGATTTCAAAGCTAGTTTCCCTGGCAATATTGATTCATCGGCCAATCTTGGTCGGATCGTCTCTGCTGCCGGATCCTCAGGCGTCTCTTCACTTGCGGGAAGTACCCCGTATTCGATTACTTATGCAGAAAAGAACTACGCTGACGCGGCGGGGTTGAGCGAAGCCAACATTGGAAATCGGGCGGGAAACTTTGTTGCACCTGACGCCGCAGGGACTTCAGCATTTCTCGGTGCAGCAGCAGTAGATCCGAATGGATTCCTAACCTTTGATTACGAGACGATGGAACCAGGCGCATATCCTCTGGGGATTGTTTCTTACGCACTTGTCGACACCAAAGGTAAACACGCTTCGGATGTCAAAGGACTCCTCACTTACCTCTTGAGTCCGGCATGCTCCAATGCAAACCCTGCTTTGGGTTACAGCGCTATTACTGGCGCGCTTCACGATCTAGATGTATCTCAAATTGCCAAGATTGGTTGA
- a CDS encoding phosphotransferase: MESEVPISGGRLNRGRLVRLGDFLLRPADEDPAVEQIMLEVEKVFRGIPKSFGRDDVGRLKLQWVEGDVISEIAHEDNDVEKTRLLSVGRLLRELHDSTADIAAGIASTSLSLLDPSGVPEVICHGDPGPGNVVFQNGSAVAFIDWELTSPGRRAWDLAITLRYWAPFRNRANIKNAELLVDPWQRARWVLEGYSASNELRTEVFRLLPINQRAQAEYVIRRIKARGDSVYQEWVSKGGLRRLDLDAAWLGAESERLIRDWSPT; the protein is encoded by the coding sequence ATGGAATCCGAGGTACCAATATCTGGCGGGCGACTAAATCGCGGAAGATTGGTTCGCCTTGGTGATTTTCTGCTCCGACCAGCCGATGAAGATCCCGCAGTCGAACAAATAATGCTTGAGGTTGAGAAGGTCTTTCGCGGGATACCCAAATCATTTGGACGTGATGATGTGGGTCGTCTGAAACTGCAATGGGTGGAAGGCGATGTTATTTCTGAAATCGCGCATGAGGATAACGATGTAGAAAAGACTCGCCTGCTAAGTGTTGGCAGGTTGCTAAGAGAGTTGCATGACTCAACTGCGGACATTGCGGCAGGAATTGCTTCCACTTCCTTAAGCCTTTTGGATCCTTCAGGAGTTCCAGAGGTTATCTGTCACGGAGATCCAGGACCTGGGAACGTAGTCTTTCAAAACGGAAGTGCAGTTGCGTTTATTGATTGGGAACTAACTTCCCCAGGGCGAAGAGCATGGGATTTAGCGATCACGCTGAGATACTGGGCTCCTTTTCGAAATCGGGCAAATATCAAGAACGCCGAACTTCTAGTCGACCCCTGGCAAAGAGCGAGGTGGGTTCTCGAGGGATACTCTGCGTCGAATGAACTTCGAACCGAAGTTTTCAGACTGCTTCCGATCAATCAGAGGGCGCAAGCAGAATATGTCATACGTAGAATTAAGGCACGTGGAGATTCGGTGTACCAGGAGTGGGTCAGCAAGGGTGGCCTTAGAAGATTGGATTTGGATGCCGCTTGGCTAGGTGCGGAAAGCGAACGGCTCATCCGAGATTGGTCTCCAACCTAA
- a CDS encoding sialidase family protein, with protein MFLPIGRAAADLGTWTPRGSVQNWFAVASSDNGRKLVATVISGQIYTSTDSGATWTARDSVRNWRGVASSSDGTKLVATVASGQVYTSTDSGVTWTARDSVRNWRGVASSSDGTKLVATVYEDHIYTSSDSGITWTTRDSTRDWEQVASSSNGTKLVATALGGKVYTSTDSGVTWTAHDLSTNLNGVASSSDGTKLVATVGDPLGGQIYTSTDSGLTWTPRGSKREWNMVSSSSDGAKLVAAANGGQIYTSTNSGATWTSHGLTLGWYGVAISSDGSKLVATAYGDHIYTATTAATAPSKGSVKVKKVSTNKYVLTVSSKSPKTKFIITATKKGSKTITFSGTTNTAGGAVIRATKNLSGFKFTLKLMVK; from the coding sequence TTGTTTTTACCGATCGGTCGTGCGGCAGCAGACTTAGGAACCTGGACTCCGCGTGGCTCAGTTCAAAACTGGTTTGCAGTTGCTTCCTCAGATAATGGTAGGAAACTTGTTGCCACAGTCATTAGCGGACAGATCTATACCTCTACCGATTCTGGAGCCACTTGGACGGCGCGGGACTCAGTTCGAAACTGGCGCGGAGTTGCCTCATCAAGTGATGGCACAAAACTCGTTGCAACTGTCGCCAGCGGCCAAGTCTACACTTCGACTGATTCTGGTGTTACCTGGACAGCACGGGACTCAGTTCGAAACTGGCGCGGAGTTGCCTCATCAAGTGATGGCACAAAACTCGTTGCAACTGTTTACGAAGATCATATATATACCTCTTCTGATTCTGGTATTACATGGACTACGCGTGACTCAACTCGAGACTGGGAGCAAGTCGCTTCGTCGAGTAACGGTACAAAACTTGTTGCCACCGCTTTAGGCGGCAAGGTCTATACCTCTACGGATTCTGGTGTCACGTGGACAGCGCATGATCTATCTACAAATTTGAATGGAGTTGCCTCATCAAGTGACGGCACAAAACTCGTTGCCACAGTGGGCGATCCACTTGGCGGACAGATCTATACCTCTACCGATTCTGGCCTAACGTGGACGCCGCGTGGATCAAAAAGGGAATGGAATATGGTTTCCTCCTCAAGTGATGGTGCAAAACTCGTGGCTGCTGCGAACGGCGGACAGATCTACACCTCTACCAATTCTGGTGCCACCTGGACGTCACATGGTTTAACTCTAGGTTGGTATGGGGTTGCTATTTCCAGCGATGGTTCAAAGCTCGTTGCCACTGCTTACGGTGATCATATCTATACCGCGACAACTGCTGCGACGGCACCTAGTAAAGGTTCCGTCAAAGTTAAGAAAGTGAGCACAAATAAATACGTGCTAACTGTTTCTTCGAAATCGCCAAAAACTAAATTTATTATTACAGCGACAAAAAAAGGGAGTAAGACAATAACCTTCAGTGGAACTACAAACACTGCTGGCGGCGCTGTTATCCGGGCTACCAAGAACTTATCTGGCTTCAAATTCACACTGAAGTTGATGGTGAAATGA
- a CDS encoding serine protease: MGMTSISSPANPPNDLVALSSALTKSVVTVLCGNSLGSGWSVNVDLSAANLSSGFKSYIITNHHVISECTTNKDIYIVLSDQTKVSAYVYAWDEANDVAGILTMTSIPPLNWRGATPEQGWWSGIIGSPLGFPGVLTTGIVSSVTSAKFTGTTTAPINHGNSGGPVFDRTGRVIGLATAKYIDSEGFGIFHGTPLLCFKILNCTSTSQIWTGAGVITSTPTPTPTPTSTLTTAMTKSGQSIGNWNLPKTAVITKSILPFKISATSGLLVTAVSKTEKVCLISESKLVLVAPGRCIVSMSQEGNSEFLAAPVKVMIITVAATPKKITILCVKGKLVKKVTAVKPVCPSGYTKKR; this comes from the coding sequence ATGGGAATGACTTCAATTTCCTCACCAGCCAATCCTCCGAATGATTTGGTCGCACTCTCATCGGCATTGACCAAGTCGGTCGTTACTGTGCTTTGCGGCAATAGCCTTGGCAGTGGCTGGTCGGTCAATGTTGATTTGAGTGCTGCCAATCTTTCATCTGGTTTCAAGAGTTACATCATTACCAATCATCATGTGATTTCAGAATGCACGACAAACAAAGACATTTATATTGTCCTTTCTGACCAAACAAAAGTGAGTGCGTATGTTTATGCATGGGATGAAGCAAATGACGTGGCAGGCATCCTCACGATGACGTCCATTCCGCCTCTTAATTGGAGAGGTGCAACTCCCGAGCAAGGATGGTGGTCCGGAATTATTGGTAGTCCATTGGGTTTCCCAGGTGTGCTTACAACCGGGATTGTCTCAAGTGTCACCAGTGCCAAATTCACGGGCACCACGACGGCGCCAATTAATCATGGCAATTCCGGCGGTCCTGTTTTTGATAGAACTGGGCGTGTTATTGGATTGGCCACCGCGAAATATATCGACTCGGAGGGGTTTGGAATATTTCACGGAACTCCGCTGCTCTGCTTTAAAATCCTCAATTGCACCTCAACCAGTCAGATCTGGACTGGTGCAGGCGTCATCACGTCCACCCCGACACCCACCCCGACACCCACCTCAACGTTGACTACAGCAATGACCAAGTCAGGCCAGTCAATTGGAAATTGGAACCTCCCGAAAACAGCAGTCATCACGAAATCGATACTTCCATTCAAAATTTCTGCAACGTCCGGTTTGCTTGTCACTGCCGTTTCCAAGACTGAGAAGGTTTGCCTAATATCCGAGTCCAAACTTGTTCTGGTGGCACCAGGTCGATGCATAGTCTCAATGTCGCAAGAGGGAAATAGTGAATTCCTAGCCGCACCAGTCAAAGTCATGATTATTACTGTTGCTGCCACTCCCAAAAAGATCACTATTTTGTGCGTCAAGGGAAAACTTGTGAAGAAAGTCACCGCAGTAAAGCCGGTCTGCCCAAGTGGGTATACCAAGAAAAGGTGA
- the ettA gene encoding energy-dependent translational throttle protein EttA, whose amino-acid sequence MAEFIYTMRKTRKAHGDKVILDDVTLSFLPGAKIGVVGPNGAGKSTVLQIMAGLQQPSNGEAFLSPGYSVGILLQEPPLNDEKNVLENVQEGVAETMALMARFNEVSEEMANPDADYDKLLTEMGNLQEQLDHRNAWDLDSQLEQAMDALRCPPPDADVKVLSGGERRRVALCKLLLQQPDLLLLDEPTNHLDAESVQWLEQHLSKYPGTVVAITHDRYFLDNVAQWILELDRGRAYPYEGNYSTYLETKSTRLKIEGQKDAKRVKRLTEELEWVRQNSKGRQAKSKARLARYEEMASEADKMRKLDFEEIQIPPGPRLGNIVVEVDHLSKGFGERLLVDDLSFSLPRNGIVGVIGPNGAGKTTLFKMMLGVEEPDSGSIKMGETVKISYVDQSRAGIDPKKTLWEVVSDGLDYIKVGLVEMPSRAYVSAFGFKGPDQQKQAGVLSGGERNRLNLALTLKMGGNLLLLDEPTNDLDVETLGSLENALLEFPGCAVVISHDRWFLDRVATHILAYEGDSQWFWFEGNFESYEKNKIERLGVDAARPHRVTYRKLTR is encoded by the coding sequence ATGGCTGAGTTTATTTACACAATGCGAAAGACGCGAAAAGCGCACGGCGACAAGGTTATTTTGGATGATGTGACCCTCTCTTTTCTCCCAGGGGCCAAGATTGGTGTTGTCGGACCCAACGGTGCAGGAAAATCCACTGTTTTGCAGATTATGGCTGGCTTGCAGCAACCCTCAAATGGTGAAGCATTCCTGTCACCTGGATATTCGGTGGGAATTCTTCTGCAAGAACCGCCACTCAATGATGAGAAAAATGTTTTGGAGAATGTGCAAGAGGGCGTTGCCGAGACAATGGCTCTCATGGCCCGTTTCAATGAAGTTAGTGAAGAGATGGCGAACCCAGATGCCGACTACGACAAATTACTTACTGAGATGGGAAACTTGCAAGAGCAACTGGATCACCGGAATGCTTGGGATCTCGACTCACAATTAGAGCAGGCAATGGATGCCCTTCGTTGTCCACCACCAGACGCCGATGTCAAAGTACTTTCCGGTGGAGAACGACGTCGCGTGGCACTGTGCAAGTTGCTACTTCAGCAACCCGATCTTCTTCTTCTGGACGAACCTACCAACCACCTTGATGCGGAATCAGTGCAGTGGCTCGAGCAGCATTTGAGCAAGTATCCAGGAACCGTTGTGGCAATTACCCACGATAGATACTTTCTCGACAACGTTGCGCAGTGGATTCTCGAATTAGACCGCGGTCGCGCATATCCATATGAAGGTAACTACTCAACGTATTTGGAAACAAAATCAACGCGTTTGAAGATCGAAGGACAGAAGGATGCCAAGCGCGTAAAACGCCTCACTGAAGAACTCGAATGGGTGCGGCAGAACTCGAAGGGCCGACAGGCCAAATCAAAGGCGCGTCTTGCTCGGTATGAAGAAATGGCATCCGAAGCCGACAAGATGCGCAAACTCGATTTTGAAGAGATCCAGATTCCACCCGGGCCGCGTCTTGGAAATATTGTGGTTGAGGTTGACCATCTCTCCAAGGGTTTTGGTGAAAGGCTTTTGGTCGACGATCTTTCCTTCTCACTTCCTCGCAACGGCATCGTCGGTGTCATCGGTCCAAACGGTGCGGGCAAGACAACTCTCTTTAAGATGATGTTGGGTGTTGAAGAGCCAGATTCGGGTTCTATTAAAATGGGCGAAACTGTGAAGATTTCCTATGTCGACCAGTCTCGTGCAGGTATCGATCCAAAGAAGACACTCTGGGAAGTTGTTTCCGACGGGTTGGATTACATCAAAGTGGGACTGGTTGAAATGCCCAGTCGTGCTTATGTCTCCGCATTTGGATTTAAAGGTCCAGATCAGCAGAAACAGGCCGGCGTTCTTTCCGGCGGCGAGCGAAATCGTTTGAACTTGGCGTTGACTTTGAAGATGGGCGGCAACTTGCTCCTTCTCGATGAGCCAACAAACGACCTGGATGTTGAAACGCTAGGGTCGCTTGAAAATGCACTACTCGAATTTCCTGGTTGTGCAGTGGTTATTTCCCACGATCGTTGGTTCCTTGACCGGGTGGCCACGCATATCTTGGCTTACGAAGGCGATTCACAATGGTTCTGGTTCGAAGGCAACTTTGAATCGTATGAGAAGAATAAGATCGAACGGCTCGGTGTTGATGCAGCTCGCCCACACCGCGTCACGTATAGAAAGCTGACGCGCTAA
- a CDS encoding thioesterase family protein encodes MIHHSSIEVRWDDLDAFGHANNAAYLTFVQEARNDFIWYSRKAAGKRELLGDMVVARAEVDYLEPIYDGGIEIDVAITVGRLGNSSFELNYVISHQGMIHARAKTVQVGVSMETKKSRPLTEEERSFLSDYLEVSAEG; translated from the coding sequence ATGATTCACCATAGTTCAATTGAAGTTCGTTGGGATGACTTGGATGCATTTGGCCATGCAAATAACGCAGCGTACTTAACTTTTGTGCAAGAGGCCAGGAACGATTTCATATGGTACTCGCGCAAGGCTGCGGGGAAACGCGAGCTCTTAGGAGACATGGTCGTCGCACGAGCTGAAGTGGATTATTTGGAGCCGATCTACGATGGCGGAATCGAGATTGATGTAGCAATCACCGTTGGCCGTCTAGGGAATTCTTCATTCGAACTCAATTATGTAATTTCCCATCAAGGGATGATTCACGCCCGCGCCAAGACAGTGCAAGTTGGCGTATCTATGGAGACAAAGAAGTCTCGCCCACTCACTGAAGAAGAGCGAAGCTTTTTGTCAGATTACTTAGAGGTTTCCGCGGAAGGATAA
- a CDS encoding alpha-amylase family glycosyl hydrolase, with protein sequence MTDQNSLPARSERPWWRDAVTYQIYIRSFADSNGDGKGDVDGIRSRLPYLKGLGIDAIWITPWYPSPQKDHGYDVADYMDIEPDYGTLANAQALIKEAHELGIRILVDIVPNHSSDLHEWFQAALKAAPGSKERNRYWFKDGKGEYGELPPNNWTSVFGGPAWERVIEADGKPGQWYLHLFAVEQPDFNWENEEVRAYFEDVLKFWLDRGVDGFRIDVAHGMVKLAGLPDIVAPDPTSEMLAPENRPFWDQEGVHEIYRQWRKILDSYPDHRMAVAEAWVSPSSRIARYLRPDELMNSFNFDFLSSAWKPDELKKMINHSLEALAEVGAPSSWVFNNHDVVRSVDRFDLGLIAGTGSTTRERHGDEKQFNIVRGTQRARAGALLMLALPGGAYIYQGEELALPEAREIPEARLTDPRWSLSEYTDRGRDGCRVPLPWKRDSSGAFGFSNNFNLTPDEAWLPQSASWGSFSVEVQDGDPASTLTMYRKALSIRHEEEGLGDGPMTWIEAGPSVVAFSRPGNFACYVNFGAPCDLPLGADLLLSSGPLDGIKLPTDTAVWLRLSK encoded by the coding sequence ATGACAGACCAGAATTCACTCCCGGCACGTTCGGAGCGACCATGGTGGCGAGATGCAGTCACGTATCAGATTTATATCCGTTCTTTCGCTGACTCCAATGGCGATGGCAAAGGTGACGTAGATGGAATTCGTTCGCGACTTCCGTATCTCAAGGGATTGGGCATTGATGCAATTTGGATTACTCCTTGGTATCCATCACCGCAGAAGGATCATGGATATGACGTTGCCGACTACATGGATATCGAACCTGATTATGGCACGCTGGCAAATGCGCAAGCACTTATCAAAGAGGCGCACGAACTCGGAATAAGAATCCTCGTCGACATTGTTCCAAATCATTCAAGTGATCTGCATGAGTGGTTTCAAGCAGCCCTTAAAGCAGCCCCAGGATCGAAAGAGCGAAATCGATATTGGTTTAAGGACGGTAAGGGCGAGTATGGCGAACTTCCGCCCAATAATTGGACCTCCGTTTTTGGTGGTCCCGCGTGGGAGCGAGTTATTGAGGCTGATGGAAAGCCGGGGCAGTGGTACTTACATCTTTTTGCAGTAGAGCAACCGGATTTCAATTGGGAGAACGAGGAAGTCCGAGCTTATTTCGAGGATGTCCTTAAATTTTGGCTCGATCGCGGAGTAGATGGATTCCGAATTGACGTGGCTCACGGAATGGTGAAATTGGCTGGTCTGCCCGATATCGTGGCACCAGATCCAACATCGGAGATGCTTGCACCCGAGAACCGTCCATTCTGGGATCAGGAGGGCGTGCACGAGATCTACCGTCAGTGGCGCAAGATTCTTGATTCGTACCCCGATCACCGCATGGCGGTGGCTGAAGCATGGGTCAGTCCGTCCTCACGCATTGCCCGCTATCTTCGCCCCGACGAATTGATGAATTCATTTAACTTTGATTTTCTCAGCTCTGCGTGGAAACCCGATGAGTTGAAGAAGATGATCAACCATTCTCTAGAAGCACTTGCAGAAGTTGGCGCACCTTCATCATGGGTCTTCAATAATCACGATGTTGTTCGCTCGGTTGACCGTTTCGATTTGGGACTCATTGCCGGGACCGGAAGTACAACCCGTGAGCGCCACGGGGATGAAAAGCAATTCAACATTGTCCGCGGAACTCAAAGAGCCCGTGCCGGTGCACTTCTGATGCTGGCGCTTCCCGGTGGCGCATACATTTATCAAGGTGAAGAGTTGGCACTTCCGGAAGCCCGAGAAATTCCGGAAGCCCGCCTCACCGATCCACGCTGGTCACTCAGTGAGTACACCGATCGGGGCCGAGATGGTTGTCGCGTTCCTCTCCCATGGAAGAGGGATTCTTCGGGTGCTTTTGGATTCTCAAATAATTTTAATCTCACTCCCGACGAAGCATGGCTTCCACAGAGCGCATCCTGGGGATCGTTCTCCGTAGAAGTTCAAGATGGAGATCCTGCGTCTACTTTGACGATGTATCGCAAAGCCTTGTCCATTCGTCACGAAGAAGAGGGTTTGGGCGATGGACCGATGACGTGGATAGAAGCAGGTCCTTCAGTGGTGGCATTTTCGCGTCCAGGTAATTTCGCTTGTTATGTGAATTTCGGAGCACCATGTGATTTACCGTTGGGAGCTGACTTACTTCTGTCGAGTGGACCACTTGATGGAATTAAGTTGCCGACGGATACAGCAGTGTGGTTGCGACTCTCGAAATGA
- a CDS encoding globin, translating to MSTFFEEVGGSETFADLVSHFYACVAVNPILRPMYPESDLKGAALRLQMFLEQYWGGPTTYSDERGHPRLRMRHAGFHIAMPERDAWLECMKSAIAALDIEDHLKVEFNQYVEMAANSLVNQPD from the coding sequence ATGAGTACCTTCTTTGAAGAGGTCGGTGGAAGTGAGACTTTCGCGGATCTAGTTTCACACTTTTATGCTTGTGTAGCCGTCAATCCAATTTTGAGACCAATGTACCCAGAATCAGATTTGAAAGGTGCGGCCTTGCGCCTCCAAATGTTTTTGGAGCAATACTGGGGAGGACCTACAACTTATTCGGACGAACGCGGACATCCGCGCTTACGTATGCGCCATGCCGGTTTTCACATTGCCATGCCGGAAAGGGATGCGTGGTTGGAGTGTATGAAATCGGCGATTGCAGCGTTGGATATTGAAGATCATCTCAAAGTTGAATTCAATCAATATGTTGAGATGGCAGCCAACTCTTTGGTGAATCAACCCGACTGA